Below is a window of Thermodesulfobacteriota bacterium DNA.
GTCCCCGAGCATGGCGGCCTCCTTACCCGGCATCACCCGGTAGCCGTCCATCACGGCCTCGAGCGCCTTAAGCGGGTCTACCTCGACCACGATAACGTTCGCGCCCATCCCGGAGGCCCTCATCGACAGCCCCTTGCCGCACCAGCCGTAGCCGCAGACGACGAAGGTGGAGCCGGCGAGGAGCCTGTTCGTCGCCCTTACGATACCGTCCACCGTTGACTGGCCGGTCCCGTAGCGGTTGTCGAAGAAGTGCTTGGTGGCCGCGTCGTTAACGGCTATGACCGGGAACTTCAAGAGGTTCTGGGCCGCAAGCGCCTTGAGCCTTATTACCCCGGTCGTGGTCTCCTCGGTGGAGCCCAGGATCCCATCGGCTAAAGCCTTCTTCTTGGTGTGGAGCATCGAGACCAGGTCCGCGCCGTCGTCCATCGTTATGGACGGCCTGAAATCCAGCACGGCGTTCAGGTGCCTGTAGTAGGTCTTGTTGTCCTCCCCCTTTATGGCGAAGACGGGGATCTTATAGTCCTTGACGAGCGAAGCCGCGACGTCGTCCTGGGTGCTAAGGGGGTTCGAGGCGCAGAGCATCACCTTCGCCCCGCCCTCCTTAAGCGTTATGGCAAGGACCGCGGTCTCGGTGGTGACGTGCAAACAGGCCGATATCTTTACGCCCTTTA
It encodes the following:
- a CDS encoding adenosylhomocysteinase is translated as MDHHVKDKSLSSKGKKRIEWAEKDMPVLRRIRDGFSKKKPLKGVKISACLHVTTETAVLAITLKEGGAKVMLCASNPLSTQDDVAASLVKDYKIPVFAIKGEDNKTYYRHLNAVLDFRPSITMDDGADLVSMLHTKKKALADGILGSTEETTTGVIRLKALAAQNLLKFPVIAVNDAATKHFFDNRYGTGQSTVDGIVRATNRLLAGSTFVVCGYGWCGKGLSMRASGMGANVIVVEVDPLKALEAVMDGYRVMPGKEAAMLGD